Genomic window (Planctomycetota bacterium):
TGGCTCTTTCAGCTGGCGCGCCGCGCCGCGGCCGACCACCACCGCCGGCGCTCCCTGCGGCCCCTTCCCGCCGAGGTCCCGGCCCCTCCGCCCGAGCCGGCGGCGTCCCCGGCCGTCCCCTGCGTGGCGCCCCTCCTCGAACAGCTCCCGCCGCACGATCGGGAAGCCCTGGAACTCGCCGACCTCGAAGGCCGGCCTCAGAAAGAGCTCGCGGGACGACTGGGCCTGACGTGGAGCGCCGCCAAATCCCGCGTCCAGAGGGCCCGGCGGCGCTTCCGCGAGGCGCTCCTGGCCTGCTGCCGGGTCGAACGCGACCGGCGCGGGAACCTCCTCGAGTGCGCCCCCCGCGAACCCCGTTTTTCCTGCGTCCTTTCGGGCCCCGCCCCGTCCTTCCGCGTGAAAGGAGAAACGGAGCCATGAACGGCTGCGGAACGGAAAATCGGGACGGAGGCGCGCCGCGACGCGCGGTCGAGGTCGAATTTCTCTATCTCGATCGGACGGCCTGCACGAGATGCCGCGAGACGGAAGAGGCGCTCCGGACGGCCGTGGAGGAAGCCCGGCGGATCCTGGATCCTGCCGGAACGGAGGTGTCCCTCCGGACGATCCAGGTCCGCACGGCCGCCCAGGCCCGGACGCTCCGGTTCGTCAGCTCCCCGACGGTGCGGCTGAACGGCCGCGACGCGGCCCCCGAAGTCCGGGAAAACGCGTGCTCCGAATGCCGCGGAATCTCCTGCCGGGTCTGGACGTGGCGGGGAAAAGACTACGAAGCGCCGCCCGCGCCGCTGCTTCTCGAGCTTATTCTGCGGGAAGCTTACGGTCGTCCGGAGGGGAGGCCGGTCGCTCCGGCGCAGGCCGTCGAGCTTCCGGAAAACCTCAAGCGCTTCTTCGCCCGATCGCGCTCCCGGCGGGCCGCGCGTCCGGGAACGCCCCCTTGACGGGCGCGCCACGATCCGCGCTCAGGGAACGGGTCACCGGCTCCCTCTCGACCAGCCTTCTTTTTCGATCAATTGACGGACGCGGCGCTCGATTTCGTCCTGAATGCCCCGTACACGGTCCGGGGGCTTCCCTTCAGGATCCTCGAGCGGCCAATCCTTCCGTCGAAGGCCCGGCACGACCGGGCACGCCTCGCCGCACCCCATCGTGATCGGGAGGGCGGCCTCGGAAGCCATCTCCTTCGTGAGCTTTCGACGTTCGGCGGTCGACACCGATCGACCACCGCGGGATCGACGAGCCGGTCGAAGAGCGCCGCGCCCGCCCCCGCTCCGCGCGCCTCAGCGCTCGCCCGCGCCGGCCGCCTTGCCGGCCAGGTCCCGCGCCATCCGCCAGTGCTCCCGGAGCGCCGGCAGCGTCCGCTCCGCCCACGCGCGGATCTCCGGGTCCCGCGCCAGCCGGACCTTGCTCTCGAAAAGAGAAACCGCCCGGGCGTGCGCGGCCGTCATGAGCGCGAGATACTCCGCGTCGAACCGGCGGCCCTCGAGCTTCGAAAGGTGCGACACAAGCATCGCGTGCGCCTCGTCCGGCTTGGACGGCACCTCGACGCCCTTCTTCCCGGCCAGCTCCGTCAGGTCGCGCTGCGCCTTCGTGTGCTCCTCGATCATCCGGCGGGCGAACTCCTTGACCTCCGGGGAAACCGCGCGCTCCGCCGCCACCCGCCCCGCCTCCACCTCCCCGACATTCAGGAGCGCCGCCTGAACCAGGAAGAACAGGTCCGGATCGCCCGCCGGCCCGCCCCCCGGACGCTCCTGCCCGGCCTGCGGCGATTCGACGCACGCGGCGGCCGCCACGAGCACCATCCCGACCGAGACCTTCAGCGCGTTCGGAAACCTCATCGATCGTCCTCCCCACGTACGAGTGTCGAAATCCGACGGACCTCCCGCCCTCCACAGAGCCGCGCGGGCCCGAAACGTTACGGGCCTTCCGCCGTGGAGGGGGAAAGGCCGGCCTCCAGGAGAGGACGCGCGGGCCGGCGCTACACGCGGGGTTCCCAGCCGGGCCGGTACTCGCGGCTCCAGTAGGCCTCCGCCTCCCGGTCGCCCACGATCTTCCGGGCCTTGGGATCGAAGCGGATCATCCGCCCCGTCCGCCAGGAGATGTTGCCCAGATGGCACAGAAGCGCGCTCTTGTGGCCTTCCTCGATCTCCGCGTTCGGACGCGCCTCGCCGCGGATCGAGTCCAGAAAGTTCCGAAGATGCGTCTCGTCCCCCGCCGGAGAGGATCCCTTGGCGACCTCCGCGCCGGACTTGTCGTAGATCGACCAGGAACTTCCCGAGATCGTCAGCGTCCCCCGGTCGCCGAAGAAGGCGACCTGGTAGGACGGATCCGCGGGACTCCGCCCGCCCCAGCTGCGCTGCTCCCACGTGATCGTCGTCCCGTTCTCGAACTGGAACGTGGCGATCGACGCGTCCGGCGTCTCCTGGTCGTCGTCGTACCTGAGGCGGCTCCCCACGCAGGCGGCCAGGACGGGATAGTCCACCCCCAGGCCCCAGCGGCAGACGTCGAGGGTGTGGACGCCGTTGTTGCCGAGCTCCGCCGTCCCCCAGTGCCAGAACCAGTGCCAGTTGTAGTGCACATAGTTGTCCCGGAACGGGCGCTCCGGCGCCGGCCCCTGCCAGAGCGACCAGTCCAGCGTCTCCGGCGGCGGCACCGCCTTCCCGCGGCCGATCGAAGGACGGTCGCTGAACAGATAAAAGCAGCGCGCGTACAGCACCCGGCCGATGGCGCCCTGGCGCAGCGCGGCCACCGCCTCGATGTGGCTGGGCCAGCTCCGCCGCTGCGTGCCGTGCTGAACGATCCGGCGATGCTTCCGGGCCGCCTCGACGAGAAGCTCCCCCTCGCGCGCGTTGTGGCTGCAGGGCTTCTCGACATAGACGTGCTTGCCCGCCCCCAGGGCCAGAATCGCCGCCGGGGCGTGCCAGTGGTCGGGCGTGGCGATGACGAGCGCGTCCACCGCCTTGTCGTCGAGGATCCGCCGGAAATCCGTCACCCCCTGCGGGGGCCGCCCCTGAACCTGCGCCACGTCCGCGACCGCCGCGTCGAGATAGGCGCGATCCACGTCGCACACGTACGCCACCTCGGCGCCCGGAATCCGGGCGAGCCCCATCGCCAGCCCCGTTCCGCGGCCCGGCCGCGCCGGCGCGCCGTAGGCCCGCGAAACGCCCATGACGCCGACGATGATCTTCTCGTTGGCCCCGCGCGCCCAGGCGGGCGCCCCCGCCGCCAGCCCCGCGGCGGCCGTCAGCCCGACAAACTCCCGGCGGCTCATCGATCCTCTCATGTTCGGCCTCCTGCCTAAGATACAAGGCCGCCCCGCCCGCCGATTGGGCGCCTAATCCGGCCCGGCCCGTCCCTGAAGGACGAGGAGGGATCAGCCATGAAGATCAGCCGACGCCGGTTCCTGGCCCAGGGCGGCGCCGCCGGAATGGGGATCCTGGCGCTCCCCGCCGCCCGCGCGGCCCGCGCCTTTCCGGCCCACGAACGCCTCAACTTCGCGATCGTCGGCGTCGCGGGCTACGCGGCCGCCACCGCCTTCATCCCCGCCCTGCACCTCTACGAGAACGCGGGCGTCACCGCCCTCTGCGACGTGGACGAGCGCAAGATCCCCCGCGTCTACGAGATCTGGAAGGAGCGCGCCGGAACGGCCGAGGTCTACCGGCGGCTCCTCGAAAACCGCCCGAAGTTCTTCCCCGACTTCCGCCGGATGCTCGACGAGGCGGGCGGCGAGATCGACGCGGTCGTCGTGGCCACGCCGGACCACTCCCACGCCGTGATCGCCGCCGCGGCGCTGCGGGCCGGAAAGCACGTCCTCTGCGAAAAGCCCCTCACGATCAACGTCCGCGAGGCGCGCGCGCTGCGCGACCTGGCGGCGCGGCACCGCGCGGCGACGTCCATGGGGAACCAGGGCACCCAGAGCGCGCAGTTCCGGCGCGGCGTGGAGCTCGTGCGCGAAGGCGTCCTGGGCGACGTCGAGGAGGTGATCCTCTGGTTCCCGCGCGGCGGGCAGAACCACCGGCAGGCCCCGCAGGGGTCCGAGCCCGTCCCGGAAGGCTTCCACTGGGATCTCTGGCTGGGGCCCGTGGCGTGGCGGCCGTATCATCCGCGCTGGATCGCCCGCTGCCACTGGCGGGACACCGGAGCGGGGGAACTCGGCAACTTCGGCCCCCATACGGGAAATCTCGCCTTCATGGCGCTCGACGTGGCGGATCTCTGGAAGCCCGGCCCGGAACCCGCCCGCATCCGCGTGCGGGCCGAGTTCTCGGAGCTCAACCGCCTGTCCTTCCCGCGCTGGGAAACGATCCGCTGGAAGGTCCCCGCGCGGGGCGCCCGGCCGCCGGTCACCTTCACCTGGCATCACGGTCCGGCTCCGGACATGGCCCCCGGCTCGCGGGACCGGATCCTCGCCCTCCTCCGCGACCACGGCCTTCCCAAGGAACGCGAGGAGAAACTCTTCAAGAGCGCGGGAGCGCTCCTGGTCGGCCGGCGCGGAGTCCTCCTCACCGGGAGCCACAATACGGAAATCACCCTCCTGCCCGAACGCGCGTTCCAGGGCGTGGACCTTTCCCGTCCCCGAACCCTGCCGCCCTCCCGCGGACACTACAAGGACTGGGTCCATGCCTGCCGGGGCGGAGAGCCTCCTCTGGCGCGCTTCGAATACGCCGCGACCTTCAACGAGTTCCTGATGCTGGGACCGGTGGCGACCCTCTTCGAGGACACGGAGCTCGAATACGATCCCGTCGCGGGAAAGATCGTCAATTCGCCGGAAGCCGATCGCGCCCTCGGGTACGAGTACCGCGAAGGATGGCGCCTGACGTAGACTACTCGACCCGCGGCACGCGGTGAAGCTCCCAGTCCCGCCGCTTTTCAAGATAAAGCAGCCACTGCGCCCCCGCCTTGAGAAGGTGCGCGTAGCCGCCGGAGTCGGACAGGTGCTCCCACCGGCCCAGGAGGCCCGTCGGAATATAGCCGCGTTCCGCGAACATCCGCTCCCACGTCCCGAGCCCCCGGCCCAGCTCCCGCTCCAGCGCCCGAATCACCTGCTCCTCGGTGGACGCCAGATAAAACGTCCGGCGCGCCTCGCCGACCGAAACGGCGTAGCGGGCGTGCTCCAGGCCGTTGGCCCACGGGCGCTGATCCTTGACCACGGTGTACGGAAGGGCGAACTCGAATTCGAAGCCCCCCTCCGCGGGCAGCGCATGCCCGGCCACCCGCAGCGGTTCGCCCCGGTCGTTGACGGCGACGCAGGAACGGTCCTTGCGGATCGTCACCTTCGCCCAGGGCGCGCCGGAATCCGGATGGCCATGCAAGCGGATGACGGCGGAATCGCCCCGGGCCGTGCCGGCCGCCAGAAGGGCGTTGCGGTGACTGACGAGCCGGAGCGTCACCTCCCCGAGGACGATCGGATCGGACGCTCCCGGCTCGGGTTTCGCGTTGATCGTGTAGCTTCTTCCCTCGTCGAGGAAGCGGACGCGCACGTCCTCGGAAAAGCTCCTCCGGTAGCGTTCCTCCCAGAGTCCCGGAAAGGCCCGGAGCGCCTGAAGCGCCCATCCGGAGACGACCATGTTCTGCGGTCCCAGGCGGGACCCGAAGGGGGCGGGCCGGTC
Coding sequences:
- a CDS encoding sigma factor-like helix-turn-helix DNA-binding protein; protein product: WLFQLARRAAADHHRRRSLRPLPAEVPAPPPEPAASPAVPCVAPLLEQLPPHDREALELADLEGRPQKELAGRLGLTWSAAKSRVQRARRRFREALLACCRVERDRRGNLLECAPREPRFSCVLSGPAPSFRVKGETEP
- a CDS encoding DUF2703 domain-containing protein, yielding MNGCGTENRDGGAPRRAVEVEFLYLDRTACTRCRETEEALRTAVEEARRILDPAGTEVSLRTIQVRTAAQARTLRFVSSPTVRLNGRDAAPEVRENACSECRGISCRVWTWRGKDYEAPPAPLLLELILREAYGRPEGRPVAPAQAVELPENLKRFFARSRSRRAARPGTPP
- a CDS encoding DUF4142 domain-containing protein, which translates into the protein MRFPNALKVSVGMVLVAAAACVESPQAGQERPGGGPAGDPDLFFLVQAALLNVGEVEAGRVAAERAVSPEVKEFARRMIEEHTKAQRDLTELAGKKGVEVPSKPDEAHAMLVSHLSKLEGRRFDAEYLALMTAAHARAVSLFESKVRLARDPEIRAWAERTLPALREHWRMARDLAGKAAGAGER
- a CDS encoding Gfo/Idh/MocA family oxidoreductase, producing MRGSMSRREFVGLTAAAGLAAGAPAWARGANEKIIVGVMGVSRAYGAPARPGRGTGLAMGLARIPGAEVAYVCDVDRAYLDAAVADVAQVQGRPPQGVTDFRRILDDKAVDALVIATPDHWHAPAAILALGAGKHVYVEKPCSHNAREGELLVEAARKHRRIVQHGTQRRSWPSHIEAVAALRQGAIGRVLYARCFYLFSDRPSIGRGKAVPPPETLDWSLWQGPAPERPFRDNYVHYNWHWFWHWGTAELGNNGVHTLDVCRWGLGVDYPVLAACVGSRLRYDDDQETPDASIATFQFENGTTITWEQRSWGGRSPADPSYQVAFFGDRGTLTISGSSWSIYDKSGAEVAKGSSPAGDETHLRNFLDSIRGEARPNAEIEEGHKSALLCHLGNISWRTGRMIRFDPKARKIVGDREAEAYWSREYRPGWEPRV
- a CDS encoding Gfo/Idh/MocA family oxidoreductase, yielding MKISRRRFLAQGGAAGMGILALPAARAARAFPAHERLNFAIVGVAGYAAATAFIPALHLYENAGVTALCDVDERKIPRVYEIWKERAGTAEVYRRLLENRPKFFPDFRRMLDEAGGEIDAVVVATPDHSHAVIAAAALRAGKHVLCEKPLTINVREARALRDLAARHRAATSMGNQGTQSAQFRRGVELVREGVLGDVEEVILWFPRGGQNHRQAPQGSEPVPEGFHWDLWLGPVAWRPYHPRWIARCHWRDTGAGELGNFGPHTGNLAFMALDVADLWKPGPEPARIRVRAEFSELNRLSFPRWETIRWKVPARGARPPVTFTWHHGPAPDMAPGSRDRILALLRDHGLPKEREEKLFKSAGALLVGRRGVLLTGSHNTEITLLPERAFQGVDLSRPRTLPPSRGHYKDWVHACRGGEPPLARFEYAATFNEFLMLGPVATLFEDTELEYDPVAGKIVNSPEADRALGYEYREGWRLT